GGGATCTCGTCGTCGGCCAGTGCCGGTAGGACCGTCTTGCGCTCGAGCGCCGCTCGGACGTAGGGCTCGAGTTCCTCGGCTTTCGCTCGTTCCCGCGCGCCACGATCCGCGGCGAACGGTCCCATGAGCTTGGAGGCGAAGAGTTCCAGCGATTCGCAGATGTGCTCGTGTCGGTTCCGGCCCGCTTGCTGCATGAAGATGATCTGATCGACTCCCGCCTCGCGGTACTCCGTCAGATGGGCGCGCATATCGTCGGGCGTCCCAATGCCGGCGCCGTCATACCCGGCGGCTGAGGCGGCCTCGATGAGATCCTCCGTGCGATTGCCGCGGAGGCGTTTGAAATCCTCCCACAGCGTCGTTCGTCCGGGCACGGAGTCCGCGGTGACGAGGTTCGAGAGTGCGTACCCGAAGAACTCGAAGCCCTCTCGTCCCCGCCGAATCGCTTCGGCCCGATCGTGGTGGATCGAGAAGCTCGACACCATGGCGATGTTGGCGTTCACGGTGTGGCCGATGGGAACACATTCGTCGGACTTGATGATCGAGTAGTAGACGTCGACCCAGGCCTTGGCCTCCTGGGGGTCTACGAACGAGAACGCGAGTGCGCCGAGGCCGAGGCGCGCCGCCACTTTGATCGTGTCGCGGTTCGTGCACGCCATCCACATCGGTGGGTGGGGCTTCTGGAGCGGCTTCGGCAGCACGTTGCGGCAGGGCATCGAGAAGTGCTCGCCCTCGAAGCCGGGGTACGGCTCCATCACCATCATGTTCGCAATCTGCTCGGCCGCCTCGAGGCTCATCGCTCGCTTCTTCTTCGCGGGGATCCCGAAGCCGCCGAGTTCGAGGCGTGTTGCGCCCTCGCCGATGCCGAACTGCGCGCGGCCGTTCGAGACGAGGTCGAGAGTCGCGATGCCCTCAGCGCTGCGCGCCGGGTGGTTGTAGTTGGGGATCACCTGGCGGATGCCGTGGCCGAGTCGAATTCGCTCGGTCCGACCGGCGGCGCAGGCGAGGAATACTTCGGGCGAGGAGCAATGCGAGTACTCGTCGAGGAAGTGGTGCTCCACCGCCCACGCGTAGTCGAACCCGAGTCGGTCGGCGAGGGCGACCTGATCGAGGGCCTCATGAAAGAGACGGTGTTCATCGCCCTCGCGCCAGGGCTTGGGTAGCTGAAGTTCGTAAAACACGCCGAATCGCATTGGATCGCCTCCGAGTCAGAATCCTATCCGGACAGGATTCTGGGAAACTACGCTCCGGATCGAACTTCGCCAACCTAAACGGTCGGGTCTCGGTGGAATGCCGCCCGCGCGGTGCAACGAGAAGAGACGAGCCGCGTTGCCGCGAGCCGTTGATCCTCTCGGCTGCCGTATTGAGGCAGGGAATCTTCTGATAGCACTCGGTCCCCGTCGAGAGGGCGTCGAAGATGTACTCGACGTTGAAGTTGCCGGGCGGCCCGAGTGCGCACAGGCCGGAGGGCTCTCCATTCGTGCCCTGGTTTGGTGTTGCCAGGTACTGCGTGTAGGCAGCCGTGCAGCCGGTGATGGTCGAAGCATCGGTTGCGCCCGCCGTCGGGACGGCCGTGGTGCTCACAGGGAAGCGGACAATGTCGAGGTTCTCGATTCGTGGGTTCGGGGTCGTCTAGACGAAGTCGTAGTGCGGGAGTGAGTTCGAGAAAACGTAGGCCCAGGTCGAGTCACATTGTGCTTTGACGCACGGGTCCGGCTCCGGGCCGTCGTTGTCGATCTTGTTCGAGTCCTCGAGCTTCTGGCAGGAGTGGCGCCTTCATGCGCTTGTCGAGGTAGACCCGCGTTGCTTTCCCAGCGTACGTGATCTGGCACTTTCAGACGTCGGTCTTGTCGCCCTCGACCGGCGGTGCGGAGCCGTACGCGGTGTCGGCGGCGCCGGTTGCTGCGCTGGTGGCGCGGCAGGCGAGGCAGTTCGCCACGCCGTCGTAGGTCGAGATGCTGGGGACGGTCACATCGCACGGAGCCGGGCAGCTCGCGTACCCGGCTGCTCCCGGGGAAGATGCCGCTGTGCACGCAGAGGTCGTCTTGCTGAGGCGCGACGCGGCGGCCTTGGTGATTTTAGTGGAGCCCTTCGCCGGGAAGCAGGCGATCGGTCGGATCGTTGCAATCGACGCCGGCGGCGATGTCGTCCGGCAGACTCAGGGGCGCGGGGCGGAGAACCGGCGATCACTCAAGAAGCGGACGTCGGTGAGGCTTTCGAGGAAGTCGAGAAGGTCGGCCTTCTCCTCTTTCGTCAGGACGAATCCGACGATGAACTCGCTTCGTAGAGGGCTGTCGGAGCCACGGCCGGCATTCGGGCCCGTTGTGAGGGTGCGCCCGCCGCCGGAATAGTGATCGATCACCTCCTCCAGCGTGGTGATGCTGCCGTCGTGCATGTAGGGGCTGGTGACCGCGACGTTGCGCAGGGTCGGTGCCTTGAACTGACCCATGTGGTCGGGCTTGGCGGTGATCCGGTGAAGGCCCGTGTCCTCCGCCGGGTATCCGCCGCGACCGTCCACGTTGTAGAGGCCGGTGTTGTGGAAGCCGAGCCCGGTGCGCGGTGTGCGGTCGTGATCGACGCTATCGCTGAAGTTGAATCCGCCGTGGCAGTGGAAGCACGCCAGGCGTTCGGAGAAGAAGAGGTCCATCCCGCGAATGGCGCCGGGGGTGAGTGCGGTTTCGTCACCCTGCACGTAGCGGTCGTACGGCGCATCCCCGGAGATGAGCATGCGTTCGAAGCTCGCGATGGCGTCGAGGATTCGACGGATCTGCACGGGATCGTCGTCATCGGGGAAGGCCTCGCGGAATCGCGTCACGGTTTCCGGGTCGGACCGGAGTCGAGCGAGCATTTCCGTGTCGTGCCCGCCCAGCCCCATCTCCGTGGGCCGCTCGCTGAACAGGGCCATCCGCGCCTGCTCCTCGAGTGAATTCAGGTGAGGATGCGACCAGGTGAGCCTCGAGCTGTACGCGACGTTCGCGAGCGACATCGCGTTTCGCGTATGCACTTCGCCCGTCGCGCCGATGGCGCGGGGGCGGCCGTCTGTGAAGGCCAGTCGCTGCACGTGGCAGGTGCCGCAGCTCGTCTCGCCGTTCACCGAGAGGCGTTCGTCGTAGAAGAGGTGACGTCCCAGCTCGACCTTCTGCGGCGTGAGCGCGTTTTCGGGGGGGACGCTCGGCACGGGGAAGTGCTCGGGGTGCCACGGGGGAGGGGGGCGGCGCTCGCAGGCGCTGAGGGCCACTGTGAGAAGCACGAGGCCTCCGAAGACGATCGCGCGCGAGGTCCCGGGGCGGGGCGTGTGAGAGGTAAGGCGTTGGATCATGGAAGTCGGCCTACCTCCCGCTGCGCCTCTAGGAGATCGGCGCGCGTAAAGTGGAAGCTGGAGAGCGCGAGTCCGGCGGCGCCGTAGAACGCGGCCGGGAACCACGAGTACATCCAGACCAGCCACCACTTGACCGTCTCCGTTTGTTCGACGCCCGGTTCGTAGCCGACGTGTTCGAGAACCTGGAGCGCTACGAAGCCGGTAATGGCGGCGCCGAGCTTCGTCGCGAAGGCCCAGATCGCGAAGTAGGAGCCCTCTCTGCGTCGGCCGGTGCGCGCCTCGTCCCAATCGATGATGTCGGCGACCATGGCCGGCGGCAGCGACAATGTGTTCCCGAACGCGGCACCGCCGATCATGAGGATCACGGAAAAGTACAAGACGGACCCATCGGTGAGCTGCGTGCACGCGAGGCTCGTCGTGCTCGCCATCACGATCGCGATCGTCCACGTGTTGCGCTTCCCGAGCACGGCCGCGACCCGGTTCCAGAACGGAAGCGAGAGCACTCCACTCGAGAAGTACAGTAGGAGGTAATACGACCAGGTGGGCATCCACCCCGGAACCGCGGCCGTCCACCAATGCGGTGTTCCGATGACGTAGATCGAGATGTAGATGACGAGAACCGCGGGCACGGCGCCCGCCACAGCCGAAAGGGAGAACGCGAGCAGGAGCGGTCGGAAGTGTGGGTTTTTCAGGGTCGCGAGCCAGCCGGCGTATGGGTTCATCGGAGCACGGCCCTGGAATTCGGGGCGTTCGTGGCACGCGATTGCGGACACGATCAGGGTGATCGCGGTTCCCGCTCCGAGGATCGCTCCCATGAAGGAATAGCCCACCAGCCCGCCGTAGACGTGGATGAGGTAGGCGGGGGAGATCGTCGCGAGCAGCAGTCCGGCGAGAGCGCACGCCTCGCGGACGGTGATGAGCTTCACGCGCTCCTGGTAGTCGTCGGTCAGTTCGGCGCCGAGGCTGAAGTAGGGCACGGCCCCGATCGTCCAGAAGAGATACGTGAGGATGTACAGCGTCAGCATGTACGCGAGCATCCGGACCTGGCCCCCTTCGCCGTCGGTCACTGCCGGCGGCGTGAAGAGGAAGTAGAACGCCACCGCGAGGGGGATGGCCGTCCCGAGAAAGTACGGCCGGCGTCTGCCGAACCGGGTGTGGGTGCGGTCGGACAAGTACCCCATGAGGGGATCCGTCACGCTGTCGAACACCTTCGCGAACAGAAGCGACCAGGCGACGAGGCCGGCGGACAGCCCGACGTAGTCGGTGTAGAAGAACTGCAGGTTGACAGTGATCACGAGCCCGAGCAGCGCGAACGCGAAATTGCCTGAGCCGTAGGCCACCATCGACGCGATGGAGAGCCCCGCGCGGCGAACGGAGGTGGCTGGGTCGAGCGATGGGGGCACCATGTGCGCGAACCCTACCGTCAGCGGAGGGCGGGCGGAAGAACCTCGCGGATGGTTCGTTCGCCCAAACGAATCGGGGGCACGGTCGACGATGTCGTCCGTGCCCCCGTTTCTCCGGCAAGGTCAGAGACCCAACGCTATCTTCCTCCGCCCACGAGGAGAGATTCGTGCGGCGCCGTGGACATGGGGTTCATGGATTGTCGCCGAGGGGCGGCAAGGGATGAGCCCCACGTCCACGGTGGTGAACTAGTTCATCTTCACCCGCCAGCCCTTCTTGTTGGGCTGCCAGGTGGCCGAACGCTCGAAGGCCTCGTTGCCGACAACGACCTGGACCGCTATTGCGGCCTCGTTTTTCAGGCCGGCAAGCGGTGTCCCGATCGAGTTGGGTTGCCAAAAGGCGTTGTCCAGGATGAAGAGCACCTCGGCCGGGTAGTCGGGCGGAATCTGGGGGAGGGTATTGCCCGTTGCGATTCCGTTGTTGATGTCGACGCAGGGCGCCTCGCGGTTCGGAGGCCTGCTGTCGCTCTGGATGTTGAACGTGCCGGCGCAGCCGACGTTCCGGGGCTCATAACTGGGTGGGACATTCCGGGAATATCCAAGCGTTCGATCGAAACAATGTGCGTGCCGCCTATTTCGAAATACAAACATTCGAAACTAGGGATTGGCTTCGCGTCAGGAAGGATCACTGGCCGAACGTCAAGTGGCGCGACGATGCGTCAGCGGAGGCTCGTCTGTCTACTCTTGAGGCAGATCGTGCGGAGTGCCTGGGAGCCGTGCCAGGAAAGCGTGCAGGTCCGGGGCAAGCGGCGCCTTGATATCGAGCACGCGGCCGGTCGTTGGGTGCGGGAGGTTGAGGCGGCGCGCGTGCAAGAATAATCGAGGGAGCCCGTACAAATCTCGAAGACGTTGGTTGATGCGTCCCTTGCCGTACCGCGTGTCACCGATGATCTGGTGCGCAAGGTGCGCGAGATGTCGTCGGATCTGATGGCGCCTGCCCGTGTGAAGCCGGACTTCGAGAAGGGAGCAGCGACTCATCTCTGCGAGCCGACGGAACTCGGTCCACGCTTCTTGGGGCCGTCCCGCCTCGGAATGCAGAGGGCGCCGGCTCTCGAACGCTTCCTCGGTCGAGCCGCGCACCAGGGCAAGGTACGTCTTCCTCGTCTCGGGCCCAGTGATGCAGGCCTGCGCCGCCGCAGCCGCTTCCTTGTCGAGGGCGAAGAGAACGACGCCGGATGCGGCACGGTCCAGGCGGTGGACCGGGTAGATGTACGCCCCGATCTGGTCGCGCACGAGCTGGAGGAGGGCGGTGGAATCACTCGCCTCGGCGCTGCGGTGGACGAGGAGCCCCCCGGGCTTGTCGACCGCAACGAAGCGGTCGTCGCGATACAGGACCGGGATCAATTACCTGGAGGTGACCAGCGGCCAGATCTCTCCGCCATGGTCGCCCTGAACGGCATCCCCGAGCTCTTCGGCCCATTCGTCGGCGAGCCCGAACTCGGCGCGCCACGCCCACAGTCGTCGGGTCGAAAAGTGAAGCGAATGCTCGTAGGTGAAGCCGATCGCCCCGTGGACCTGGTGGGCGATTCGGGGGCCTAGCTCGGCGGCGTCGCCGACGACGACCTTGGCGCAGGCGATCTCGAACGCGGGGTCTCCGGCGGTCCCGACCCGCCCTTGGATCCCCGCGTGCGCTTCGGTCGCCGCGCGGAACGCGATCTCGGTAGCGGTAGTCGCCTCCGCGACCTGGCCGGCGAGGCGGGCGAGCTCCTGCTGGATGATTTGGAAGTTTCCGATGGGTCGCCCGAACTGTACGCGCTCGGTGGCGTAGAGCACGGACTGGTCGAGGATGCGCTCGAGGGCGCCAGTCATCTGTCCGGCGCGAAGCAGGGCTCCGTAAGTACGAACCGTGTTCGCCGCGAGATCGCACGGCCCGAGGACCGGCGCTTGGTTACCGAGGGTAAGGGTGTCGCGCGGATCGAGGGCCAGGTTGTGCCCCTCGGTGACCGCGAGCCCGGAGCGCGGGAGGCACGCGACTCGGGCGACGCCTTCGCCGCCGGCGACGAGGCCGACCAAGTGACCGGCGGCGCGTCCCCACGGTACGCGTTCGAGCTGCGCGCCGACCTCGGCTTGGAAGGGTACCGGTACGAGGCCGAGCGGACCGCTCGGGATCTCGAGTCCGCTGCGCTCGAGCAGCCACGTTGCCAGAATCGTCTCGACGAGCGGCAGGGGAACGGAGTGACGTCCCGCAGCTCGCGCGATCTCGAAGACGTCGAGCCAGTCCCCGTCTGCGCCGCCGTTGTCGGCTCGAAGCAGCGCGCGCGTGAGGCCCGTCTCTTCGACGGCGTCCCACAGATGGTTAGGCCAGGAGCCGCTCTCGGCCTCGGCAAGGCTCTCGGCATCGATGGAATCGGCGAAGAGACGTTCGACGGTCTCCGCGATCATGCTGCGAGCTTCACTCATCGCAGCCCGAGCCCCCGCGCGATGATGCCCCGGAGAACCTCGCGGGTACCACCGCGAAGGGAGAAGGAGGGGGCGTTCTGCATGAGATGGGCGAGGAGCTGCTGGGTGGCTTCGGCGCCGTCGTCCGTTCGCGGTTCCTCACCGAGGAGCCGCTGGACGATGCCGGGTAGGTCTTGCTCGAACACTCCACCCAGGTCCTTGGTGACGGCGGCCTCGAGTGCCGGGTTCTCTCCGCGGTCGAGCAGTCCGGCGAGACTCAGGGTCATTTGGCGCAAGGTTGAGAGGTGCGCGACTTGCCGTCCGATGGTGGTGCGTGCGGCCGGCCCGGCGTCGTCGCCGAGATGTCGCGCGATCTCCGCGAGAAGGGGTTGGCAGGAGAGATAGCGCTCGGGCCCGCTGCGCTCGTAAGCGAGCTCGGCCATGACCTGGCTCCAGCCCTCGCCTTCGTCTCCGATGAGGGCGTCGTCGCTCACGAGCGCGTCTTCGAACGTGACCTCGCAAAAGTGGTCGTTGCCGGCGAGGTCGCGGATGGGTCGAATGGTGATCCCGTCGCGCCCGTCGAGGGGGACGAGGAACTGTGAGAGCCCTTGGTGCTTCTTCTCGGCGACCGTCGTTCGAACGAGCGCGATCATGTAGTGGCAGTGCGCGGCGCCGGACGTCCAGAGTTTTGTGCCGTTGATGCGCCAGCCGTCGCTGGTACGCTCGGCGCGGGTGCGCACCGAGGCCAGGTCGGAACCCGAGTCGGGCTCGCTCATACCGATGCAGAAGAAGGTTTCGCCTCGGCAGATTCGGGGGAGGATTTCGTTCCGCTGCTCCTCGGTCCCGTACTTCATGAGGAGCGGCCCACTCTGTCGATCGGCAATCCAGTGCGCCGCGACCGGCGCCCCAGCGGCGAGCATTTCTTCGAGCATGACGTAGCGCTCGAAGCTGCTGCGTTCTCCGCCGCCGTACTGCTTCGGCCACGTCATGCCGATCCAGCCCCGCTCACCCATCTTGCGGCTGAACGCGGGATCGCTGCCCATCCAGGTATAGGCCCGGCGCCACGTTGGGAAGTCGGCGAGATGCTCGGCGAGGAACGCACGGATCTCTCCGCGCAACGCGGTGGTTTCGGCGGGCAGACGACAGGGGTCGAGGCGGAAGCGCGACACGGATCTTGCGATACTGGCGGGTCTCCGCGGTTGCAACGTGCCGGCCAAGGGGCGAGAACCCGCTTCGGAGGGCAGAAATGAAGATTGCCGTGACGATCGGGGGACCCGCCTCGGGCCGAGGCGACTGGGAGGAACAGGTGGAGTACGCGGTCGAAGCCGAGAAGCTCGGCGTCGACTCGATCTGGTCCGCCGAAGCATGGGGCATGGACGCCGTTACGACGCTCGCGTTCCTCGCCGCGCGTACGCGCTCCGTCGCTCTCGGGACGGGGATCATGCAGATCAGCGCCCGTGCGCCCGCGATGACGGCGATGACCGCGCTCACCATGGCCGCGATCTCAAAGGATCGGTTTCGCCTCGGGTTGGGGGCGAGTGGTCCCCAGGTCGTGGAGGGGCTGCATGGGCAATCGTTCGCGGATCCGGTGGGGCGAATGCGCGAGACGATCGAGATTGCACGCCTTGCCTTCGCCGGTGAGAAGCTGGCGCATCCGGGGAAGCACCACCTGCTGCCTCGGCCGGGTGGGGAGGGGAAAGCGCTGCGGCTCTCGCAGCCGGCCAATCCGGCGATTCCAATCTATCTCGCGACGCTCTCGCCGAAAGCCCTGCGCCTCACGGGCGAGCTCGCAGACGGCTGGCTCGGCACGTCGTTCATCCCCACGCAGGCCGACGCGCACCTCGCGCACATCGCCGCGGGGGCCGCGGCGGCGGGGCGATCGCTCGCCGACCTCGACATCGGCGCATCAGCGACGGCGGCCGTGACGGACGACCCCGCGAAGGTCATCGCGGCGATGAAGCCGCAAGTGGCGTTCGTCTTGGGCGCGATGGGCTCCCCAAAGACGAATTTTTACAACGCGGCGTTTCGCCGCGCGGGCTACGAGGACGCCGCAGTAGAAGTGCAGAAGCTGTGGGTCGACGGCAAGCGCGCCGAAGCGGTCGATCGGGTGCCGGACGAGATGGTTCACGCCGGCAACCTGATCGGTGATGCTGCGATGATTCGTTCCCGAGTGCAGGTCTATCGCGATGCGGGCGTGAACACGCTGATGGCGGCTCCCTCCGGCCGGAGTCTCGAGGAGCGCCTTTCGACCCTGGGCGCCGTCGTCGACATCATCCGGGGGTAGGCCGAGGCGCGGCCTACTAGCGGGGCTAGGCCTCGTGGAGATGCTGACGGCCATTGTATAGGAAAGCAGCAGCTGGGCTCGCGTGGACTTTATTCGCCGATGGCCCGCAGGAGGTAGGTCATGGGATACGATCTCGTAGTTCGCGGTGGTCGCGTGGTGGACGGAACAGGGATGCCGGGCTTCTCTGCCGACGTGGCGGTACAGGATGGCCGGATCGCGCGCATCGGTCGGATCGACGAGTCGGGAACACGGGAGATCGACGCCGCGGGGTGTGTCGTCGCGCCGGGCTTCATCGACGTACACACGCACTACGACGTGCAGCTCGATTGGGATCCGCTCGCCTCTCCGTCGTGTTGGCATGGCGTTACGTCCGTTCTCACAGGGAATTGTGGGTTCACGCTGGCGCCGGCGAAGCCGGAGGATGTCTCCTGGCTGGCTGCGATGTTGTCGCGGGTCGAGGGTATGTCGAAGCAGGCGCTCGCCGAGGGCTTCCAGTTTGCCGGCGGGAGCTTCGGTGAGTTCTGGGGTCGCCTCGAGGGACGGCTCGGTGTGAACGCCGGCGGGTACGTCGGCCATAGCGCTGTTCGCAGGTGGGTCCTCGGTGACGATGCCTCCGAACGGACTGCGACCGACGACGAGATCGAGCAGATGAAGGAGCTCGTCCGGGCTGCGATGCGGGAGGGGGCCATCGGGTTTTCGACCTCGCAGATCGACATCCACGTGGGGGATGACGGGCGCGAGGTGCCTTCGAACCACGCCACCCCCGAAGAGATCCTCGCCCTCGCGTCGGTCCTCTCCGAGTTCGACCACGGCGCGATCGAGATCATTCCGCGCAGCTTCGCCGAGGGGTACGACGAAAAAGACCGAGCGTTGCTGCTGGGCCTGTACCGGGTGTCGGGGAAGCCGGTCGAGCTCAACATCCTCACGCCGACGCCGCAGCATCCGATGGGCTGGCAGAACATGTTGGAGTTCTGCAACGAGGCGTTCGCGCAAGGTGCGCGGCTCCATCCCCAGTTCACGACGAACCGGTTGGAGCTCCACCTGAAGATCGCCGACACATTCGTGTTCGACGAAATGCCGGTTTGGCGCGAGATCCTGACCACCGCGGAGCCGGAGCGTTCCCGCCGCCTTGCGGACCCGGACTGGCGGAGCCGCATGCAAGCCGAGTGGGACGACGACGATGCGCGGGCCGTGGCGTTCGATCTCGGAGATCTCGAGATCGAGCACGTGCGCGACGAGGCGAATCGCGGCCTGGTCGGTCGCTCCGTGGGAGAGGTCGCCGAAGAGCGCGGCACGGAGAAGTTGGCGACGTTTCTCGACCTCGCCCTCCTCGAAGATCTTCAGATGAGCTTCCGCACGCGTTCACCGGAGATCG
This DNA window, taken from Candidatus Binatia bacterium, encodes the following:
- a CDS encoding LLM class flavin-dependent oxidoreductase, producing the protein MKIAVTIGGPASGRGDWEEQVEYAVEAEKLGVDSIWSAEAWGMDAVTTLAFLAARTRSVALGTGIMQISARAPAMTAMTALTMAAISKDRFRLGLGASGPQVVEGLHGQSFADPVGRMRETIEIARLAFAGEKLAHPGKHHLLPRPGGEGKALRLSQPANPAIPIYLATLSPKALRLTGELADGWLGTSFIPTQADAHLAHIAAGAAAAGRSLADLDIGASATAAVTDDPAKVIAAMKPQVAFVLGAMGSPKTNFYNAAFRRAGYEDAAVEVQKLWVDGKRAEAVDRVPDEMVHAGNLIGDAAMIRSRVQVYRDAGVNTLMAAPSGRSLEERLSTLGAVVDIIRG
- a CDS encoding amidohydrolase family protein; amino-acid sequence: MGYDLVVRGGRVVDGTGMPGFSADVAVQDGRIARIGRIDESGTREIDAAGCVVAPGFIDVHTHYDVQLDWDPLASPSCWHGVTSVLTGNCGFTLAPAKPEDVSWLAAMLSRVEGMSKQALAEGFQFAGGSFGEFWGRLEGRLGVNAGGYVGHSAVRRWVLGDDASERTATDDEIEQMKELVRAAMREGAIGFSTSQIDIHVGDDGREVPSNHATPEEILALASVLSEFDHGAIEIIPRSFAEGYDEKDRALLLGLYRVSGKPVELNILTPTPQHPMGWQNMLEFCNEAFAQGARLHPQFTTNRLELHLKIADTFVFDEMPVWREILTTAEPERSRRLADPDWRSRMQAEWDDDDARAVAFDLGDLEIEHVRDEANRGLVGRSVGEVAEERGTEKLATFLDLALLEDLQMSFRTRSPEIAKEFIGHIVESGLKDPIVMAGSSDGGAHLASFTGADYSTRLLTEWVPKTLSLEQAIWRLTGMPATVHGLRDRGFLRTGAWADIVVYDPARLACGEAHLVRDFPAETERYVVKAEGYVATVVNGEIVMQEGEPTGALPGHFIRGA
- a CDS encoding pseudouridine synthase; this translates as MIPVLYRDDRFVAVDKPGGLLVHRSAEASDSTALLQLVRDQIGAYIYPVHRLDRAASGVVLFALDKEAAAAAQACITGPETRKTYLALVRGSTEEAFESRRPLHSEAGRPQEAWTEFRRLAEMSRCSLLEVRLHTGRRHQIRRHLAHLAHQIIGDTRYGKGRINQRLRDLYGLPRLFLHARRLNLPHPTTGRVLDIKAPLAPDLHAFLARLPGTPHDLPQE
- a CDS encoding acyl-CoA dehydrogenase codes for the protein MSEARSMIAETVERLFADSIDAESLAEAESGSWPNHLWDAVEETGLTRALLRADNGGADGDWLDVFEIARAAGRHSVPLPLVETILATWLLERSGLEIPSGPLGLVPVPFQAEVGAQLERVPWGRAAGHLVGLVAGGEGVARVACLPRSGLAVTEGHNLALDPRDTLTLGNQAPVLGPCDLAANTVRTYGALLRAGQMTGALERILDQSVLYATERVQFGRPIGNFQIIQQELARLAGQVAEATTATEIAFRAATEAHAGIQGRVGTAGDPAFEIACAKVVVGDAAELGPRIAHQVHGAIGFTYEHSLHFSTRRLWAWRAEFGLADEWAEELGDAVQGDHGGEIWPLVTSR
- a CDS encoding acyl-CoA dehydrogenase family protein; translated protein: MSRFRLDPCRLPAETTALRGEIRAFLAEHLADFPTWRRAYTWMGSDPAFSRKMGERGWIGMTWPKQYGGGERSSFERYVMLEEMLAAGAPVAAHWIADRQSGPLLMKYGTEEQRNEILPRICRGETFFCIGMSEPDSGSDLASVRTRAERTSDGWRINGTKLWTSGAAHCHYMIALVRTTVAEKKHQGLSQFLVPLDGRDGITIRPIRDLAGNDHFCEVTFEDALVSDDALIGDEGEGWSQVMAELAYERSGPERYLSCQPLLAEIARHLGDDAGPAARTTIGRQVAHLSTLRQMTLSLAGLLDRGENPALEAAVTKDLGGVFEQDLPGIVQRLLGEEPRTDDGAEATQQLLAHLMQNAPSFSLRGGTREVLRGIIARGLGLR
- a CDS encoding LLM class flavin-dependent oxidoreductase, producing MRFGVFYELQLPKPWREGDEHRLFHEALDQVALADRLGFDYAWAVEHHFLDEYSHCSSPEVFLACAAGRTERIRLGHGIRQVIPNYNHPARSAEGIATLDLVSNGRAQFGIGEGATRLELGGFGIPAKKKRAMSLEAAEQIANMMVMEPYPGFEGEHFSMPCRNVLPKPLQKPHPPMWMACTNRDTIKVAARLGLGALAFSFVDPQEAKAWVDVYYSIIKSDECVPIGHTVNANIAMVSSFSIHHDRAEAIRRGREGFEFFGYALSNLVTADSVPGRTTLWEDFKRLRGNRTEDLIEAASAAGYDGAGIGTPDDMRAHLTEYREAGVDQIIFMQQAGRNRHEHICESLELFASKLMGPFAADRGARERAKAEELEPYVRAALERKTVLPALADDEIPVVRASVKKVRVNQGAVD
- a CDS encoding MFS transporter, coding for MVPPSLDPATSVRRAGLSIASMVAYGSGNFAFALLGLVITVNLQFFYTDYVGLSAGLVAWSLLFAKVFDSVTDPLMGYLSDRTHTRFGRRRPYFLGTAIPLAVAFYFLFTPPAVTDGEGGQVRMLAYMLTLYILTYLFWTIGAVPYFSLGAELTDDYQERVKLITVREACALAGLLLATISPAYLIHVYGGLVGYSFMGAILGAGTAITLIVSAIACHERPEFQGRAPMNPYAGWLATLKNPHFRPLLLAFSLSAVAGAVPAVLVIYISIYVIGTPHWWTAAVPGWMPTWSYYLLLYFSSGVLSLPFWNRVAAVLGKRNTWTIAIVMASTTSLACTQLTDGSVLYFSVILMIGGAAFGNTLSLPPAMVADIIDWDEARTGRRREGSYFAIWAFATKLGAAITGFVALQVLEHVGYEPGVEQTETVKWWLVWMYSWFPAAFYGAAGLALSSFHFTRADLLEAQREVGRLP
- a CDS encoding di-heme enzyme, whose protein sequence is MIQRLTSHTPRPGTSRAIVFGGLVLLTVALSACERRPPPPWHPEHFPVPSVPPENALTPQKVELGRHLFYDERLSVNGETSCGTCHVQRLAFTDGRPRAIGATGEVHTRNAMSLANVAYSSRLTWSHPHLNSLEEQARMALFSERPTEMGLGGHDTEMLARLRSDPETVTRFREAFPDDDDPVQIRRILDAIASFERMLISGDAPYDRYVQGDETALTPGAIRGMDLFFSERLACFHCHGGFNFSDSVDHDRTPRTGLGFHNTGLYNVDGRGGYPAEDTGLHRITAKPDHMGQFKAPTLRNVAVTSPYMHDGSITTLEEVIDHYSGGGRTLTTGPNAGRGSDSPLRSEFIVGFVLTKEEKADLLDFLESLTDVRFLSDRRFSAPRP